A window from Alkalicoccobacillus plakortidis encodes these proteins:
- a CDS encoding Na+/H+ antiporter, producing MDVMYTVLLLFFIIGLSNVIQRFVPFVPLPLVQIAIGVVISISPSGLHIPLEPELFFVLFIAPLLFNDGKVTPRDELWKLRRPILLLALGLVFATVVVGGTFIHFLIPSIPLPAAFALAAILSPTDVVAVGSIASRMHMPKGIMRLLEGEGLMNDASGLVAFKFAVAATVTGFFSIYQATGSFLLIAIGGLVSGALLALFIIWIKVLLRRFGLEDITVHMLIQIMTPFVIYILAEELGFSGILAVVAAGVVHAIERERSESRTLELQKVSDNTWSVILYILNGLVFVLLGLQVPDASRVVLEDPTFGNGAVIAYIFAITLVLLALRFVWLTLFWKKIKPLMTFKESDLPKFRAITTLTVSGVRGAVTLAGAFSIPYVISGGSPFPERDLIIFLAAGTILLTLIIASIFLPILAKQTAGESGDQKLLTFEQAADRTWQEGRSYLQKLRTADNRLAIRRLAKEYSQASGDVVYGGGTSWDFAKRRKEQAVRLKAMQTEHRLLIEELKTNKEELAESVVDYLQLRLQMIEEVLSNKTRFSLFAIRLKRLAQKVFPGTKHNKLNQEDGKKVREILARVYVQIIGELQKGLKTEENHAACMNLIPLYERVLHRISETDLDVDPVLEHQVLDLHYQVMEEMRRVTQQLFQENSTSRETTQNLRRYLNYVESAVAENAQTPVDH from the coding sequence ATGGATGTCATGTATACTGTGTTATTATTATTTTTTATTATTGGGTTATCTAATGTTATTCAACGGTTTGTCCCCTTTGTACCATTACCGTTAGTTCAAATTGCAATAGGAGTTGTTATTTCTATTAGTCCTTCGGGATTACATATACCACTTGAGCCAGAATTGTTTTTCGTTCTGTTTATTGCACCTCTCTTATTTAACGATGGTAAGGTTACGCCACGTGATGAATTGTGGAAGTTAAGAAGACCAATCCTACTTCTCGCTTTAGGTCTTGTTTTTGCGACTGTTGTAGTTGGTGGTACGTTTATTCATTTTTTAATTCCATCCATACCACTTCCAGCCGCATTTGCCTTAGCAGCCATTCTTTCACCAACTGATGTAGTAGCTGTTGGTTCGATCGCAAGTAGAATGCATATGCCAAAAGGAATTATGCGTTTGCTTGAAGGTGAAGGATTAATGAATGATGCTTCTGGCCTTGTAGCGTTTAAGTTTGCAGTCGCTGCAACGGTTACGGGGTTCTTTTCTATCTATCAGGCAACAGGCAGCTTTTTATTAATTGCAATTGGTGGCTTAGTATCAGGTGCGTTGTTAGCGCTTTTTATAATCTGGATAAAAGTGCTATTACGTCGATTTGGGTTAGAAGATATTACGGTTCATATGCTCATTCAAATCATGACACCTTTTGTAATATACATATTAGCTGAGGAGTTAGGATTCTCGGGTATCTTAGCTGTTGTTGCGGCAGGAGTTGTTCATGCAATTGAACGAGAACGATCGGAATCTCGCACGTTAGAGCTACAAAAGGTATCAGATAATACATGGTCCGTGATTCTGTATATTCTGAATGGGCTTGTATTTGTTCTTTTAGGCTTACAAGTGCCAGATGCAAGTCGAGTAGTCCTTGAAGATCCAACATTCGGAAATGGAGCAGTGATCGCCTATATTTTTGCGATTACATTGGTTCTACTAGCTCTTCGTTTTGTTTGGTTAACTCTTTTCTGGAAAAAGATTAAGCCTCTGATGACCTTTAAGGAATCTGATTTGCCTAAATTTAGAGCGATTACCACACTAACCGTTTCAGGTGTGCGTGGAGCAGTAACATTAGCAGGGGCCTTCTCGATTCCTTATGTTATTTCAGGTGGCTCGCCATTCCCTGAGAGGGATTTGATTATCTTTTTAGCGGCGGGAACTATTTTGCTTACATTAATCATAGCAAGTATTTTCCTACCGATTTTAGCTAAGCAAACAGCAGGTGAGAGTGGAGATCAAAAGTTACTTACCTTTGAACAAGCAGCCGATCGAACGTGGCAAGAAGGAAGATCTTATTTACAAAAGCTACGAACAGCAGATAATCGCCTAGCAATACGTAGATTAGCTAAGGAATATTCGCAAGCCTCCGGAGATGTTGTTTATGGAGGTGGAACGAGTTGGGACTTCGCTAAAAGACGGAAAGAACAGGCAGTTCGACTCAAAGCCATGCAAACAGAACATCGTCTTTTAATAGAAGAACTTAAAACAAATAAAGAAGAGCTGGCTGAGTCAGTGGTCGACTATCTTCAGCTTCGATTGCAAATGATCGAAGAGGTGCTTAGTAATAAAACAAGGTTTTCTCTATTTGCCATTCGATTAAAACGTCTAGCACAAAAAGTGTTTCCAGGAACAAAACATAATAAATTAAATCAAGAGGATGGAAAAAAAGTACGAGAGATTTTGGCCAGAGTGTATGTTCAAATCATTGGTGAATTGCAAAAAGGGTTAAAAACAGAGGAGAATCATGCTGCTTGTATGAATCTGATTCCTCTATACGAAAGAGTATTACATCGTATAAGCGAAACTGACCTTGATGTAGACCCTGTGCTAGAGCATCAAGTATTGGACCTCCACTATCAAGTCATGGAGGAAATGCGCCGCGTCACACAGCAGTTATTCCAAGAAAACAGCACTTCAAGGGAAACAACACAAAATTTAAGAAGATATCTAAACTATGTCGAATCAGCAGTAGCAGAGAATGCTCAGACACCAGTAGATCATTAA
- a CDS encoding NADP-dependent oxidoreductase codes for MKAVVIQQYGSKEELVEQEVNTPTAGPDQVVLKLEATSINPIDWKLREGYLKGMFDWDFPIILGWDAAGTISEVGSNVTKWKVGDRVFSRPDTTRFGTYAEYTAVDEHLLAKVPDSISFEEAAAVPLAGLTAWQALFTHGDLKEGESVLIHAGAGGVGIFAIQLAKHAGAHVITTASEKNHELLYSLGADQVIDYKNEDFTEVLSNIDVVFDTMGGQVGDDSFKVVKKDSGRVISIVGEPNQDLAKTNNVTAKGIWLEPNGEQLQKFADLLEEKKVKAVVGATFPFSRQGIYDAHALSETHHAVGKIVIAF; via the coding sequence ATGAAGGCTGTAGTTATTCAACAATATGGAAGCAAAGAAGAGTTGGTCGAACAAGAAGTGAATACTCCTACTGCCGGACCAGACCAGGTAGTTTTGAAATTGGAAGCTACCTCAATTAATCCGATTGATTGGAAGCTGAGAGAAGGCTATTTAAAAGGAATGTTTGATTGGGATTTTCCGATTATTCTTGGTTGGGATGCTGCGGGGACCATTTCTGAGGTTGGATCAAATGTAACGAAGTGGAAGGTAGGAGATCGGGTTTTTAGTCGACCTGATACGACGCGTTTTGGCACGTACGCTGAATATACGGCTGTAGACGAGCATTTGCTTGCGAAAGTGCCAGATTCGATTTCGTTTGAGGAAGCCGCAGCAGTTCCATTAGCTGGATTGACTGCATGGCAAGCGTTGTTTACTCATGGTGACCTAAAAGAAGGAGAATCGGTTCTTATTCACGCGGGTGCTGGTGGTGTAGGGATCTTTGCCATTCAGTTAGCTAAGCATGCTGGTGCACATGTCATTACAACAGCAAGTGAGAAGAACCATGAGCTTTTATATTCACTTGGTGCAGATCAAGTGATTGATTATAAGAATGAAGACTTTACAGAAGTTCTATCTAATATTGATGTGGTGTTCGATACAATGGGAGGCCAGGTTGGTGATGACAGCTTTAAAGTAGTAAAGAAAGATTCTGGTAGGGTGATTTCAATCGTAGGAGAACCAAATCAGGACCTAGCGAAGACAAATAATGTTACTGCAAAAGGTATCTGGCTTGAGCCAAATGGGGAACAGCTTCAGAAATTTGCTGATCTTTTGGAAGAGAAAAAAGTGAAAGCTGTTGTAGGAGCAACCTTTCCTTTCAGTAGGCAAGGAATTTATGATGCGCATGCTTTAAGTGAGACTCATCATGCAGTAGGTAAAATTGTCATTGCCTTTTAA
- a CDS encoding nucleoside recognition domain-containing protein produces the protein MFMLKRGLLSGLSTTWTLSKVIFPITLFITILGYTPVLHWIASFISPLMKLIGLSGEAAIPLVIGNALNLYAGIGAILSLDLTVKEVFILAIMLSFSHNLFIESAVAAKVGLRISVILAVRIGLALISAFVINLVWQGGGVQAVYGFGSNSEAAPVASVPSGWLAILGEGIMAGVTGILQLAIIVIPLMIIVQIMREKNWLKVIANSLAPLTKLIGVEKNTSITLASGLSIGLAYGAGVMIDAVKEDKVKKKDLYIVFIFLVACHAVVEDTLVFLILGIPVWPLLVIRLTVALLLTIVISRLWNQYEKKHSNRAEETYAH, from the coding sequence ATGTTTATGTTAAAAAGAGGTCTCCTCTCAGGTCTTTCAACTACATGGACCTTAAGTAAAGTGATTTTTCCAATAACCTTATTTATTACCATTCTCGGTTACACACCCGTATTACATTGGATTGCTTCATTTATCTCTCCTTTAATGAAACTTATCGGTTTATCTGGGGAAGCTGCCATCCCATTAGTAATCGGGAATGCCTTAAACCTCTATGCTGGGATCGGTGCCATTCTCAGTTTGGACTTAACAGTAAAAGAAGTTTTTATACTGGCTATTATGCTTTCATTTTCTCATAATTTGTTTATTGAATCAGCCGTTGCTGCAAAGGTAGGATTACGTATCTCCGTTATTCTTGCTGTTCGTATAGGATTAGCACTTATTTCTGCTTTCGTCATAAATTTGGTCTGGCAGGGCGGTGGTGTGCAAGCTGTTTACGGATTCGGTTCAAATTCAGAAGCTGCACCGGTGGCGTCTGTTCCCTCCGGTTGGCTTGCTATTTTAGGCGAAGGAATAATGGCTGGTGTGACAGGCATCCTGCAACTAGCCATCATTGTCATTCCACTTATGATCATTGTACAAATCATGCGTGAAAAAAACTGGCTAAAGGTTATTGCAAATAGTCTTGCACCACTAACTAAATTAATTGGTGTTGAGAAGAATACATCGATTACACTCGCTTCAGGATTATCCATAGGTTTAGCCTATGGAGCAGGTGTGATGATTGATGCAGTAAAAGAGGATAAGGTTAAAAAGAAAGACCTTTACATTGTATTTATCTTTTTAGTCGCTTGCCATGCAGTAGTTGAGGATACATTAGTATTTTTAATCTTAGGTATTCCAGTTTGGCCACTGTTGGTCATTCGTTTGACCGTTGCTTTATTGCTTACGATCGTTATCTCTCGACTTTGGAATCAATATGAGAAGAAGCATTCAAATCGAGCTGAAGAAACGTATGCACATTAA
- a CDS encoding antibiotic biosynthesis monooxygenase family protein, whose translation MYVVMNELHVPSERKAVLTERFSRSAENMSHVPGCIEFLFLDNENEDGKQVVFTKWESKKDYENWLESDAFKNAHKQKGNSEKQAAQTNELQAYTVAHQSS comes from the coding sequence ATGTATGTAGTCATGAATGAATTACATGTGCCTAGTGAGCGAAAGGCAGTTTTAACCGAACGATTTTCACGCTCAGCGGAGAATATGAGCCATGTGCCAGGCTGTATTGAATTTCTTTTCTTAGATAATGAAAACGAAGATGGAAAACAAGTTGTCTTCACTAAATGGGAATCAAAGAAAGATTATGAGAACTGGTTAGAGAGTGATGCATTTAAAAACGCGCACAAACAAAAAGGGAACTCGGAGAAACAAGCTGCACAGACTAACGAATTGCAGGCATACACAGTAGCCCATCAGAGCTCATAA
- the rlmN gene encoding 23S rRNA (adenine(2503)-C(2))-methyltransferase RlmN, whose protein sequence is MNKPSIYGLTLDQLSAWLMEHGHKKFRASQVWDWLYRKRVTSFSEMNNVNKECIEVLEENFSIQTLTEHVRQESKDGTIKFLFRLQDGNLIETVLMRHKYGLSVCVTTQVGCNIGCSFCASGLLTKNRDLTSGEIVEQIMNVQLHLDTRGQEERVSHIVVMGIGEPFDNFQNTVDFLEVIKDHKGLAIGARHITVSTSGLANKIYEFADLKLQVNLAVSLHAPNNELRTRIMKINKAFPIEKLMDSIEYYLEKTNRRVTYEYILIRDVNDHKAEALQLAELIGDKRHLSYVNLIPYNPVDEHGDYQRSTPEAISEFFDTLKKKGINCGVRLEQGADIDAACGQLRSKQEKKKEKVN, encoded by the coding sequence ATGAATAAGCCATCCATTTATGGATTAACATTAGACCAGCTGTCTGCTTGGTTAATGGAACATGGTCATAAAAAATTCCGTGCGTCACAAGTATGGGATTGGTTATATAGAAAACGTGTAACAAGCTTTTCTGAAATGAACAACGTGAACAAAGAGTGTATTGAAGTATTAGAGGAGAATTTCTCGATCCAAACACTAACGGAGCACGTGCGTCAAGAATCAAAAGACGGTACGATTAAATTTTTATTCCGCTTGCAGGATGGAAATTTAATTGAAACAGTGTTGATGAGACACAAATACGGTTTATCTGTATGTGTAACAACACAGGTTGGCTGTAATATCGGCTGTAGCTTCTGTGCCAGTGGTTTGTTAACAAAGAACCGTGATTTAACAAGCGGTGAAATTGTTGAGCAAATTATGAACGTACAGCTACACCTTGATACAAGAGGACAAGAAGAACGTGTTAGTCACATCGTAGTCATGGGTATTGGTGAACCGTTTGATAACTTCCAAAACACGGTTGATTTCCTTGAAGTCATTAAGGACCATAAAGGACTAGCTATCGGCGCTCGTCACATCACTGTTTCAACAAGTGGTCTGGCTAACAAAATTTACGAATTTGCTGATCTGAAACTTCAAGTGAACTTGGCTGTTTCTCTTCATGCACCAAACAATGAGCTTCGTACTCGTATTATGAAGATTAACAAAGCTTTCCCAATTGAGAAGCTAATGGATTCAATTGAGTATTATCTAGAGAAAACCAACCGACGCGTGACGTATGAGTACATTCTAATTAGAGATGTGAATGATCATAAAGCAGAGGCCCTTCAATTAGCTGAATTAATTGGGGATAAGCGCCATCTTTCTTATGTGAATCTCATTCCTTATAATCCAGTTGATGAGCACGGGGATTACCAACGTAGTACGCCTGAAGCCATCTCTGAATTCTTTGATACACTTAAGAAAAAAGGCATCAACTGCGGAGTTCGTTTAGAACAAGGTGCGGATATTGATGCTGCTTGTGGTCAGTTGAGAAGTAAACAAGAGAAGAAAAAAGAAAAAGTAAACTAA
- a CDS encoding cache domain-containing sensor histidine kinase, whose amino-acid sequence MLKQKLLKWMNHLKLRDKLMLTFIVVVLVPISLVGMMLTQELRSIALDEMNKQSQANIERVKERTYDLLKIPTFISNSLEFDKELDDLVNTSYNSTYEVFQSYYQYQNFQSYLYTQREINGIRFYFDNPTLINNWEFIPVDDDLRKKSWFQQVEDEVGFNQWRLLSDETNQNQTYLSLIKRINFLENQTYGVVVITIDPTQLNAILNQESLLTFITDEEGHIISTNKKEYMDGVLSDFIDPNILRETGTHESAFEGDQAQVTVDHINPMLSQSELKIVSVTLDNLVVERADRLGVTGIMITLIGVTVAVVLIAIFSNLLSQRLSNLSRKIERVAAGDLTTKITIDGTDEIGQLSHQFNDMVENLKGMIEQVLETNRQKNLMEVTQNEMKFKMLASQINPHFLFNTLESIRMKAHIEQEKEIANVVKQLGIIIRKSLDTEGKPLPLEDEMELVKTYLEIQTFRYGDRLQYQLKIAPESKHILIQPLTIQPIVENAVYHGLEAKENGGEVVVSTYIQDSDMIISVKDNGVGISEARLGQIQDMFEEKESNGQNRIGLRNVHQRLQIMYGPNAGLKISSKEGEGTHIQFSIPWEGT is encoded by the coding sequence TTGCTAAAACAAAAGCTTCTCAAATGGATGAATCACTTAAAACTTAGAGACAAATTAATGCTGACTTTTATAGTGGTTGTTTTAGTTCCAATTTCTTTAGTGGGAATGATGTTAACCCAGGAACTAAGGTCTATTGCTTTGGATGAGATGAATAAACAATCTCAGGCTAATATCGAAAGGGTTAAGGAAAGAACCTACGACCTTCTTAAGATTCCCACGTTCATTTCAAATAGCCTTGAATTTGATAAGGAATTAGATGATCTTGTGAACACGTCTTATAACTCAACCTATGAGGTTTTTCAAAGCTATTATCAATATCAGAACTTTCAATCCTACCTGTATACTCAACGAGAGATAAACGGTATTCGATTTTATTTTGATAATCCTACTCTTATCAATAATTGGGAATTCATACCTGTTGATGATGATTTGAGGAAAAAAAGTTGGTTTCAGCAAGTAGAAGATGAAGTAGGTTTTAATCAATGGCGGTTATTATCAGATGAGACAAATCAAAATCAAACCTATCTTAGTTTAATTAAACGGATTAATTTCTTAGAGAATCAAACGTATGGAGTCGTTGTTATAACAATCGATCCTACCCAGTTAAATGCTATTTTAAATCAAGAGTCTCTATTAACATTCATTACAGATGAAGAAGGTCATATTATTTCAACGAATAAAAAGGAATATATGGATGGAGTGTTGAGTGATTTTATCGATCCGAACATTTTAAGAGAAACTGGGACACATGAATCCGCTTTTGAGGGTGATCAAGCTCAGGTAACAGTAGATCATATTAATCCCATGTTAAGTCAGAGCGAACTGAAAATCGTATCTGTAACCTTAGATAATCTGGTTGTAGAGCGGGCAGATCGACTTGGCGTTACAGGAATTATGATCACACTAATTGGGGTAACGGTGGCAGTTGTTTTAATTGCTATTTTTTCGAACCTTCTTTCTCAACGCCTCTCTAACTTAAGTCGAAAGATTGAACGTGTTGCTGCAGGGGACTTAACAACTAAAATTACGATTGATGGCACAGATGAAATTGGACAGCTTTCGCATCAATTTAATGATATGGTTGAGAATTTAAAAGGAATGATCGAACAAGTTCTCGAAACCAATCGTCAAAAGAACTTAATGGAAGTCACACAAAATGAAATGAAGTTTAAAATGCTTGCGAGTCAAATAAACCCTCATTTTTTATTTAATACTCTTGAATCGATTCGTATGAAAGCTCACATCGAGCAAGAGAAAGAAATTGCTAATGTAGTTAAGCAATTAGGCATTATTATTCGTAAGAGCCTTGATACGGAAGGAAAGCCGCTTCCATTAGAAGATGAAATGGAACTTGTAAAAACGTACTTAGAAATTCAGACATTTAGATATGGAGATAGACTCCAGTATCAATTAAAGATTGCACCAGAATCTAAACACATACTTATTCAACCGTTAACCATTCAACCAATTGTAGAGAATGCTGTCTATCATGGACTTGAAGCGAAAGAAAATGGGGGAGAAGTCGTTGTCTCTACCTATATTCAGGACAGTGACATGATTATTTCAGTTAAAGACAATGGTGTGGGAATTAGCGAAGCTCGGTTGGGTCAAATCCAGGATATGTTTGAGGAAAAAGAAAGTAATGGACAAAATCGGATTGGATTGAGGAACGTACATCAAAGACTTCAGATCATGTATGGGCCGAACGCAGGACTTAAGATTTCAAGTAAAGAGGGAGAAGGTACACACATTCAATTTAGCATACCATGGGAGGGGACATGA
- a CDS encoding response regulator, which produces MMNQVIIVDDEPMIREGLRSLIPWEQYGFSVIDIAKNGKEAFELYQRVKPDLMIVDIRMPEMGGLALIDLIREHDTKIHFIILTGHADFSYAQKALSSRVDGYLLKPLDEDELIDLLIQIRTELQRHNAINLLQEKDQLWQRDLLIKETLSEPIDAKNLMTFYDKWKDHGLQEDRYRIILVTVPESMDKVHAALSSIANEKKDAIPFSICTFNGVILFNEAIHTEKKVAAYIQTTKGYGAIGATVTDPSRPVSIL; this is translated from the coding sequence ATGATGAATCAGGTTATCATTGTTGATGATGAACCCATGATCCGAGAGGGATTACGTTCATTAATACCTTGGGAGCAATATGGGTTTAGTGTAATTGACATCGCTAAGAATGGAAAAGAAGCATTTGAACTATATCAGCGAGTAAAACCAGATCTAATGATCGTAGATATTCGTATGCCAGAAATGGGTGGGTTAGCATTAATAGATCTTATTAGGGAGCATGATACAAAAATTCATTTTATCATATTAACAGGGCATGCAGACTTTAGTTATGCTCAAAAAGCATTGTCTTCTAGAGTAGACGGGTATTTGTTAAAACCATTAGATGAGGATGAACTCATAGACTTGCTTATTCAAATTCGGACTGAGCTACAGAGACATAATGCAATCAACTTATTACAGGAAAAAGATCAACTTTGGCAAAGAGATCTTCTTATTAAAGAGACATTGTCTGAACCAATCGACGCAAAGAACCTAATGACTTTTTATGATAAGTGGAAGGACCATGGTCTTCAAGAAGACAGGTATCGAATTATATTGGTAACCGTTCCTGAATCCATGGATAAAGTTCATGCAGCACTTAGTTCTATTGCTAATGAAAAGAAGGATGCCATTCCTTTTTCAATATGTACTTTTAATGGAGTCATTCTTTTTAATGAAGCGATACACACTGAAAAAAAGGTAGCTGCTTACATTCAAACAACAAAAGGGTATGGTGCTATAGGAGCAACAGTAACAGATCCAAGCCGACCTGTATCAATCCTATGA
- a CDS encoding helix-turn-helix transcriptional regulator, with translation MIADLQEHELEIVTELSMDDYVESLSITITLGQTESCQSQLQEFTNELIRRKYDSQQIKKNIVHLYSMVINRLVLNDSRKLKSIESTQFSTSQIYDQHHVHAITEAVSDRFTELIHHVYSGGKETTIKKMVDLIKQQYDQNLRLESLADLLNYNSAYLGKLFREHTGEYFNTYLDKVRIENGKKLLVNGYKVYEVSEKIGYKDVDYFHRKFKKYVGISPRTFQKEQAAIK, from the coding sequence TTGATAGCAGATCTTCAAGAGCATGAGTTAGAAATAGTAACGGAGCTTTCAATGGATGACTATGTAGAAAGTCTTTCCATTACGATTACTCTTGGTCAGACGGAATCATGTCAATCTCAACTACAGGAGTTCACAAATGAATTGATAAGACGCAAATATGATTCACAGCAAATCAAAAAAAATATTGTCCATCTATATTCAATGGTTATAAACCGGCTTGTACTAAATGATTCTAGAAAATTAAAATCAATAGAGTCTACGCAATTTAGTACGAGTCAGATTTATGATCAGCATCATGTGCATGCCATTACTGAGGCTGTAAGTGATCGGTTTACAGAGTTAATTCATCATGTTTACTCGGGAGGTAAGGAGACTACGATTAAAAAAATGGTAGATTTGATTAAACAGCAATATGATCAAAATCTTCGTCTCGAGTCGTTAGCCGATCTTCTTAATTATAATTCCGCTTATTTAGGCAAGCTCTTTCGTGAACACACAGGGGAATACTTTAATACGTACCTTGATAAGGTCAGAATTGAGAATGGAAAAAAACTATTAGTAAACGGATATAAAGTATATGAAGTATCAGAAAAAATTGGATACAAAGATGTGGATTATTTTCATCGTAAATTTAAGAAATATGTAGGGATCTCACCAAGAACGTTTCAGAAAGAGCAGGCAGCGATTAAATGA
- a CDS encoding IS110 family transposase, whose translation MNHTRNDRLDQVQEDTLVIGIDIAKFKHYACAVNDRSRELSDAFPFHQSRNGFHHLYDELEQLKKAHQKTNILIGFEPTGHYWMNLAQFLNHHGIPFVLVSPLHVNRAKEFDDNLQTKNDRKDARVIAKMVTQGYFSYPRFLTGVDAELRNGATLRDRLKKDRARVTNQIIRWMDRYFPELHGAFKAMGKTLVCILKYRPLPEEWHDLEVESFLSEIKEKEAIRNPSRKRLHNVQVLASQSIGLTEGNEFARQDIRSLIEQYERTCAELEETKETMRELARQVDAYESLISIPGISEETVCELLAETGPLTNYSHPRQLTKLAGLTLRENSSGQHQGRKRLSKRGRRRLRSLLFRAVLPLIRNNQAFLDLYTYYISRSQNPLQKKDALVVLCSKLLKIFWGLSHHQMAFDAEKMRSDSPPLQKARSSLAS comes from the coding sequence ATGAATCATACGCGCAATGATCGATTAGATCAAGTTCAAGAGGATACATTGGTGATTGGCATTGATATCGCCAAATTCAAGCACTACGCATGTGCTGTGAATGATCGCAGCCGTGAACTTAGTGATGCCTTTCCGTTTCATCAATCAAGAAATGGGTTTCACCACCTCTATGACGAGCTTGAACAACTAAAGAAGGCTCATCAAAAAACAAACATCCTCATTGGCTTTGAACCAACCGGTCATTACTGGATGAATCTTGCGCAATTTTTAAACCATCATGGCATTCCTTTTGTCTTGGTAAGCCCGCTGCACGTCAATCGAGCCAAAGAGTTTGATGATAACCTACAAACGAAGAATGACCGTAAAGACGCTCGTGTGATTGCGAAAATGGTCACTCAGGGATATTTTAGCTATCCGCGTTTCTTGACGGGCGTAGATGCAGAACTGCGTAATGGCGCAACCCTTCGAGACCGGTTAAAAAAAGATAGGGCGCGTGTGACCAACCAGATCATCCGTTGGATGGATCGGTATTTCCCAGAATTACATGGAGCCTTTAAAGCCATGGGGAAAACCCTTGTCTGCATCTTAAAGTACCGTCCCTTACCTGAGGAGTGGCATGATCTTGAGGTAGAGTCTTTTCTATCCGAGATCAAAGAAAAAGAAGCGATCAGGAACCCCTCTAGAAAGAGATTGCACAACGTTCAAGTATTAGCGTCTCAATCCATTGGGTTAACCGAAGGGAACGAGTTTGCGAGACAAGATATTCGTTCGCTCATTGAGCAATATGAACGAACTTGTGCGGAGTTAGAAGAAACGAAAGAGACGATGCGAGAGCTCGCTCGACAAGTAGACGCCTATGAGAGTTTAATCTCTATCCCTGGTATTAGTGAAGAGACCGTTTGTGAATTACTCGCTGAAACGGGACCACTCACCAACTACAGTCATCCACGCCAACTGACAAAATTAGCGGGATTGACGCTACGTGAGAATTCTTCCGGCCAACATCAAGGACGAAAGAGGCTCTCTAAACGAGGAAGACGCCGCTTGCGTTCTCTGCTCTTTCGAGCGGTTCTCCCGCTCATCCGGAATAACCAAGCTTTCTTAGATCTCTATACGTACTACATTTCAAGAAGTCAAAATCCGCTTCAAAAGAAGGATGCCTTGGTGGTTCTCTGTAGTAAGCTATTGAAGATCTTTTGGGGGTTAAGCCATCACCAGATGGCGTTTGATGCTGAAAAGATGAGGAGTGATAGCCCTCCTCTTCAAAAAGCACGATCCTCGCTCGCTTCATAA